The proteins below are encoded in one region of Fimbriimonadaceae bacterium:
- a CDS encoding fumarylacetoacetate hydrolase family protein, whose product MKLCRFELRSQPGPIRSGLVYDSRYYETDGERAIGIHEPGAVTLLPPIGVAPSLRLFDVAWQVNGGYSISFDYLNPSAYAGPAATVEMPESTTGMDFEIRVAGVVHEGGRSITHDEAPSFILGYGILVSLFDPEAVETARVENRATTPARDLGGFFGPFLVTPDELSESVMEGDPTRFRWTVEAHVNGENVMEDSAHEDHVSFSDLIHVASATTAVNPSDLLAWPAIRKPRLDSTAFGRLLAPEDEIRVTIEPLGTLVGRIG is encoded by the coding sequence GTGAAGCTGTGCCGATTTGAGCTGCGCTCGCAACCTGGTCCGATCCGTTCCGGACTTGTATATGACAGCCGTTACTACGAGACGGACGGCGAGCGCGCGATCGGGATCCATGAGCCGGGCGCCGTGACCCTCTTACCTCCGATCGGGGTCGCACCGTCCCTGCGGCTCTTCGACGTCGCGTGGCAGGTCAATGGCGGCTATTCCATCTCCTTCGACTACCTGAACCCATCGGCCTACGCGGGGCCGGCCGCGACGGTCGAGATGCCCGAGTCCACGACGGGCATGGACTTCGAAATCCGCGTCGCTGGCGTCGTCCACGAAGGTGGCCGTTCGATCACCCACGACGAGGCCCCGTCGTTTATCTTGGGCTACGGGATCCTCGTCAGCCTCTTCGACCCCGAGGCGGTGGAGACGGCAAGGGTCGAGAACCGGGCGACGACCCCGGCACGCGACCTCGGCGGCTTCTTCGGCCCGTTCTTAGTCACCCCGGACGAACTCAGCGAATCCGTCATGGAGGGCGACCCCACCCGTTTCCGGTGGACGGTCGAGGCGCACGTCAACGGCGAGAACGTGATGGAAGACAGCGCCCACGAAGACCACGTTTCTTTCTCCGACCTGATCCATGTCGCCAGCGCGACGACCGCGGTCAACCCGAGCGACCTTCTTGCCTGGCCCGCGATCCGCAAGCCCCGGCTGGATTCCACCGCGTTCGGACGGCTCTTGGCCCCGGAGGACGAAATCCGGGTCACGATTGAGCCTCTGGGAACCCTCGTCGGCCGCATCGGCTAG
- a CDS encoding GAF domain-containing protein — protein MANAKASSPPLAEALAGATSEAVALALAVEWARERFGADSCDLLEAVPGGGLVLTASTHLTELVGRVRVGRNVGLVGRALESGRKQTVSHGLTDDDRFAAIPTVDEPAYNSGIAVPLRAGETKLGVIFLRRAGSWVPTPAESRRLDEAASQLGLAWRVWRVAHESGSHSNRLQALAEVTDMLTGTPYLEEILQHLVNLTARRFNYGVVSLRLLDPARNELVLRAAYSLHRAYPRRPVVNLDESIHGRVIKRGRPVVVEDVAAEPSFAGQDLALEHGLRSMVAVPLKLHNRTVGVMSCYAAQVREFPSDEVAILETIAKQAAVSIEHAKLQVRDTLMQEMHHRVKNNLQQVASLLRIQARQSHYRTLEEALHDTLGRIEAIASVHDLLSREDLDHVSILSIAEALVLAQQRSFVRPDRQIEFCVRGVDVHLDTMQATQISLILNELVQNAVIHGFNKTTSGEIHVTIEQEQDTVHVWVSNNGDPLPDQFDPKKSRLGLQIVEGLSRSLLGSFTMEEKLGWTIGNVSFPRTAGA, from the coding sequence GTGGCCAACGCAAAAGCCTCCAGCCCACCCCTCGCCGAGGCCCTCGCGGGCGCGACGAGCGAGGCAGTGGCGCTTGCCTTGGCCGTAGAATGGGCTCGTGAACGGTTCGGGGCGGACTCTTGCGACCTGCTGGAAGCCGTGCCGGGCGGGGGGCTGGTCCTCACCGCGAGCACCCACCTCACCGAGCTCGTCGGCCGGGTGCGGGTCGGCCGAAACGTCGGCCTGGTCGGGCGCGCCCTAGAATCCGGCAGGAAGCAGACTGTGAGCCATGGGCTCACCGACGACGATCGCTTCGCGGCGATTCCGACGGTCGACGAGCCGGCCTACAACTCTGGGATCGCGGTGCCACTGCGGGCCGGCGAGACGAAACTCGGCGTGATCTTCTTGCGGCGGGCGGGCAGCTGGGTGCCGACCCCGGCCGAATCGCGCCGCCTCGACGAGGCCGCGAGCCAACTCGGACTGGCCTGGCGTGTCTGGCGCGTGGCGCACGAGTCTGGCTCGCACAGCAACAGGCTCCAAGCCTTGGCCGAGGTGACCGACATGCTCACGGGGACGCCATACCTGGAGGAGATCCTTCAACACCTGGTGAACCTCACTGCGCGCCGCTTTAACTATGGCGTTGTGAGCCTGCGCCTGCTGGACCCGGCCCGCAACGAGCTTGTCCTTCGAGCCGCGTACTCTCTGCACCGCGCCTATCCGAGGAGGCCGGTCGTGAACCTGGACGAATCCATCCATGGGCGCGTGATCAAGCGCGGGCGGCCGGTGGTCGTCGAAGACGTGGCCGCGGAACCGAGTTTCGCGGGCCAGGACCTCGCCCTAGAGCACGGCCTGCGGAGCATGGTCGCCGTGCCCTTGAAGCTACATAACCGCACGGTCGGGGTCATGAGCTGTTATGCGGCCCAAGTGCGAGAGTTCCCCAGCGACGAGGTCGCAATCCTCGAGACCATCGCCAAACAGGCCGCGGTCAGCATCGAGCATGCGAAGCTGCAAGTCCGAGACACCCTGATGCAAGAGATGCACCATCGGGTGAAGAACAACCTGCAACAGGTTGCCTCCCTACTCCGCATCCAAGCCCGGCAAAGCCACTACCGGACGCTGGAGGAGGCCCTGCACGACACTCTGGGACGGATCGAGGCCATCGCCTCCGTGCACGACCTCTTGAGCCGCGAAGACCTGGACCACGTGAGCATACTCAGCATCGCCGAGGCGCTCGTGCTTGCCCAGCAGCGCTCTTTTGTCCGGCCCGACCGTCAAATCGAGTTCTGCGTCCGGGGGGTGGACGTGCACCTGGACACAATGCAGGCGACTCAGATCTCGTTGATTCTCAACGAACTCGTCCAGAACGCGGTCATCCACGGTTTCAACAAGACGACCAGCGGCGAGATCCACGTGACGATCGAACAGGAGCAAGACACCGTCCACGTTTGGGTTAGCAATAACGGCGATCCGCTGCCGGACCAGTTCGACCCGAAGAAGTCGCGCCTCGGGCTGCAGATCGTGGAAGGTCTCAGCCGATCGTTGCTCGGCTCCTTCACGATGGAAGAGAAGCTCGGTTGGACGATCGGCAACGTGAGTTTCCCGCGCACGGCGGGGGCTTAA
- a CDS encoding GNAT family N-acetyltransferase, with amino-acid sequence MTVPHAVRVFALGFAQVRNRTFPARAEWHEGLWVIQDATPRRNRRKAEVVAAEIDAADAVALCRRLNPGRHFLCHIDPTPSPLPSTKHAYKALGYRFLGTEGLFVHDLKNVPDLASDPPVRAYPEELARTLRCQGKPGLPWVTGARHYAVVEGGEVLGRVRSVPVDHDSWVSDLVVVAERRGQGYGRALMSAMMQDDVRHGVQTSVLLASADGARLYPHLGYRCIGTLQLFGPVSAR; translated from the coding sequence ATGACCGTGCCGCACGCCGTCCGCGTCTTCGCGCTTGGGTTTGCCCAAGTTCGGAACCGCACCTTTCCCGCCCGTGCCGAGTGGCACGAGGGGCTCTGGGTGATCCAGGACGCCACTCCCCGCCGCAACCGGCGCAAGGCCGAAGTGGTCGCGGCCGAGATCGATGCAGCGGACGCCGTCGCCCTCTGCCGGCGGTTAAACCCAGGGAGGCATTTCCTCTGCCATATCGATCCGACGCCATCCCCGCTGCCTTCCACGAAGCACGCCTACAAAGCTCTGGGATATCGCTTTCTCGGGACGGAAGGGCTCTTCGTCCACGACCTTAAGAACGTGCCCGACCTCGCTTCCGATCCGCCCGTCCGGGCCTATCCCGAAGAGCTCGCCCGCACGCTGAGGTGCCAAGGCAAGCCCGGGCTGCCCTGGGTGACCGGGGCACGGCACTACGCGGTCGTCGAAGGGGGCGAGGTGCTCGGCCGGGTGCGGAGCGTCCCCGTCGACCATGACTCCTGGGTCTCGGACCTTGTTGTGGTCGCGGAGCGTCGTGGGCAGGGGTATGGCCGGGCCCTCATGTCCGCGATGATGCAAGACGACGTGCGGCACGGGGTCCAGACCAGCGTCCTCCTCGCCAGCGCGGACGGTGCGCGCCTCTATCCGCACCTGGGGTATCGGTGCATCGGCACCCTCCAGCTGTTCGGCCCGGTCTCGGCGCGCTAA
- a CDS encoding insulinase family protein, giving the protein MVKRTLSNNVRVLVDPVGHVGSVSIGVWCQTGSVHETPHEAGITHFIEHMLFKGTERRTAKQIAEEIEGRGGNLNAFTDKEATCYYCRVLAEDAEAAIDVLCDMVTGSLLDPEELEREKGVVQEEIKRGEDEPGDHVHDLHIQGIWPESVLGKSVIGTRDSVASFKREHLASYIGRRYKGGNVLVSAAGNVEPDRIVKAVEERLAGLEPSEGRDKPARPAPHPGENLVAKPVEQVHFCIGGEGVGIDDDELFPAVVLDGLVGSGMSSRLFQEVREKRGLAYAVGSYNLVYSAGGAFTVYGGTGKATWDQVREVIRAELDKVMAEGAGEDELKRVKKNLTGTLALSLEGMSSRMIRMARNEINYGREIPLQETMDKINAVTNAQVIELARRILPGEKLRTTAIGPF; this is encoded by the coding sequence ATGGTCAAGAGAACCTTATCGAACAACGTGCGCGTCCTGGTCGACCCTGTCGGCCATGTCGGCTCGGTCAGCATCGGCGTCTGGTGCCAGACAGGCAGCGTCCACGAGACTCCGCACGAGGCCGGAATCACCCATTTTATCGAGCACATGCTGTTCAAGGGCACCGAGCGCCGGACCGCGAAGCAGATCGCCGAAGAGATCGAGGGCCGGGGCGGCAACCTGAACGCCTTCACGGACAAGGAGGCGACCTGCTACTACTGCCGCGTCCTCGCCGAGGACGCCGAGGCGGCGATCGACGTCCTCTGCGACATGGTGACCGGCTCGCTTCTCGACCCGGAAGAGCTCGAGCGCGAGAAGGGCGTCGTCCAGGAAGAGATCAAGCGTGGCGAGGATGAGCCCGGAGACCACGTCCACGACCTCCACATCCAAGGGATTTGGCCGGAAAGCGTGCTGGGCAAGTCCGTCATCGGCACCCGCGACTCGGTCGCTTCGTTCAAAAGAGAGCACCTCGCCAGTTACATCGGCCGCCGCTACAAAGGCGGCAACGTGCTGGTCTCGGCAGCGGGCAACGTGGAGCCCGACCGGATCGTGAAGGCGGTCGAGGAGCGGTTGGCCGGCCTTGAGCCTTCTGAGGGCCGGGACAAGCCGGCCCGCCCTGCCCCCCATCCGGGAGAAAACCTCGTGGCAAAACCCGTCGAGCAAGTCCACTTCTGCATTGGTGGAGAGGGGGTCGGGATCGACGACGACGAACTCTTCCCTGCCGTCGTCTTAGACGGGCTCGTGGGTTCGGGGATGAGCAGCAGGCTCTTCCAAGAGGTCCGCGAGAAGCGGGGGCTGGCCTATGCGGTCGGGAGCTACAACCTGGTTTACAGTGCGGGGGGCGCCTTCACCGTCTATGGCGGAACTGGAAAGGCGACGTGGGACCAAGTCCGCGAGGTCATCCGCGCCGAGCTCGACAAGGTCATGGCCGAAGGCGCGGGCGAGGACGAACTCAAACGCGTGAAGAAGAACCTCACGGGGACTTTGGCGCTCTCCCTCGAAGGGATGAGCAGCCGCATGATCCGCATGGCCCGGAACGAGATCAACTACGGCCGGGAAATCCCGCTCCAAGAGACCATGGACAAAATCAACGCCGTCACGAACGCCCAAGTCATCGAACTGGCCCGACGCATCCTGCCGGGCGAGAAATTACGGACGACTGCGATCGGCCCCTTCTGA
- a CDS encoding endonuclease/exonuclease/phosphatase family protein yields the protein MRYAASLALVSLLAATSCHDQSRAQATPRATARVATYNIEWFSEGASPSRINRLKSVVQNLNADVIALQEIQSRKALQQVFGEGWDISIADLPEENQELALVVRKPFVLVNYELVFKGPLFEDAFPGGRDVLRAVVQAPTGKRLVFYVVHMKSRGGGRRQTDPRREAAAGLLASFIAARYTEKDVVVLGDFNDAPDDRSLKILETGDLLAQAGDSGAPTKFLRNLNLDAWKNDAVTFGLHELYTGRAVAARVPGAKADNARLRGQDYRYPDDVKVRQIMFDQILVSPSLADGAAPAQVYSGGDALEGKKGSVKVADEKVSYEQLGDLASDHLPVSAEIGL from the coding sequence ATGCGCTACGCCGCCTCCCTCGCCCTCGTCTCCCTGCTGGCCGCCACTTCTTGCCACGACCAAAGCCGTGCCCAGGCCACCCCGCGGGCGACTGCACGGGTCGCCACGTACAACATCGAGTGGTTCTCAGAAGGGGCGAGCCCGAGTCGGATCAACCGCCTTAAGAGTGTGGTGCAAAACCTGAACGCGGACGTGATCGCGTTGCAGGAGATTCAGAGCCGCAAGGCGCTCCAGCAGGTTTTCGGCGAGGGTTGGGACATCAGCATTGCGGACTTACCGGAGGAGAACCAGGAGTTGGCCCTGGTCGTCCGCAAGCCGTTCGTCCTCGTGAACTACGAGCTGGTCTTTAAGGGCCCCCTGTTCGAAGACGCGTTCCCGGGCGGTCGGGACGTGCTCCGGGCGGTCGTCCAGGCTCCGACCGGCAAGCGGCTGGTGTTCTATGTGGTGCACATGAAAAGCCGGGGCGGCGGGCGACGCCAGACGGACCCTCGCAGAGAGGCGGCCGCAGGCCTTCTCGCCTCTTTCATTGCGGCCCGCTATACGGAGAAGGACGTGGTCGTGCTCGGCGACTTTAACGACGCGCCGGACGATCGGAGCCTAAAGATCTTGGAGACGGGCGACCTGCTCGCCCAGGCTGGGGACTCAGGCGCTCCCACCAAGTTCCTTCGCAACTTGAACCTCGACGCGTGGAAGAACGACGCGGTGACGTTCGGGCTCCACGAGCTCTATACAGGTCGTGCTGTTGCGGCCCGCGTCCCGGGCGCAAAGGCGGACAACGCCCGCTTGAGGGGCCAGGACTACCGGTATCCCGACGACGTGAAGGTCCGCCAGATCATGTTCGACCAGATTCTGGTCTCCCCGAGCCTGGCGGATGGCGCGGCCCCAGCCCAGGTCTATAGCGGCGGCGACGCGCTGGAAGGGAAGAAGGGATCGGTCAAGGTCGCCGACGAGAAGGTCTCGTACGAACAACTGGGCGACTTGGCGAGCGACCACCTACCGGTCTCGGCGGAAATAGGCCTCTAG
- a CDS encoding adenylate/guanylate cyclase domain-containing protein — MSPVMRSAATKWIKRSAVLVRRALPLVLAALIAPLSYWLVSEVGPAQRLYGDTEDWMLGLGWRTVVLPVALAGAFFGAVVLAVRQTGFVIDPIVPLLGCALGCGLTWAGKGATASLWKQSEGALTEAAILFCDIEDSTGLTRRLGPEGYQALYAQFIATSDSVVRRNDGELERTTGDGFVAVFRPHRHHPVDRAVKAAEEILTATATLAKSSLGMEFGRVSGAYVSEGGREVWSSAGETANLAKRLHLCETVPPSGSKSCRRRVPCG, encoded by the coding sequence GTGTCGCCAGTGATGCGGTCTGCCGCGACCAAATGGATCAAGCGCAGTGCCGTCCTGGTCAGAAGGGCGTTGCCCTTGGTGCTGGCCGCCCTCATCGCGCCCCTGAGCTATTGGCTCGTGTCCGAGGTCGGTCCCGCCCAGCGTCTTTACGGCGATACCGAGGATTGGATGCTTGGCTTGGGGTGGCGCACCGTAGTGCTCCCTGTGGCGCTGGCGGGCGCCTTCTTCGGTGCGGTGGTCTTGGCCGTGCGGCAGACCGGCTTTGTGATCGATCCCATCGTTCCTCTGCTCGGCTGTGCCCTGGGCTGCGGTCTCACCTGGGCGGGAAAGGGTGCCACCGCGTCGCTCTGGAAACAGTCGGAAGGAGCCCTCACCGAGGCGGCCATCCTCTTTTGCGACATCGAAGATTCGACCGGCCTGACCCGTCGGTTGGGCCCGGAGGGCTACCAGGCCCTCTACGCCCAGTTCATCGCCACCAGCGACTCGGTGGTCCGCCGGAACGACGGCGAACTAGAACGGACGACGGGCGACGGGTTCGTCGCCGTTTTCCGCCCCCATCGTCATCATCCCGTCGACCGTGCGGTGAAGGCGGCCGAGGAAATCCTCACCGCCACGGCGACTCTGGCGAAATCAAGCCTGGGAATGGAGTTCGGCCGCGTCTCGGGCGCTTACGTCTCGGAAGGTGGCCGAGAAGTTTGGAGCAGCGCAGGCGAAACGGCGAACTTGGCCAAACGGCTGCACTTGTGCGAAACGGTGCCTCCAAGTGGGTCCAAATCTTGCCGACGTCGAGTTCCTTGCGGGTGA
- a CDS encoding PEP-CTERM sorting domain-containing protein, with product MKKIMVLALVAASALSLAQQANWSGALTANDPTYNRAGEDGSFLSGVGSNVYYDVQPFWVTVTGAYTFEIRARNGGEDTFAFIYQDSFNPANALVNWKGGDDDWLDFTTSKIGEGEGTPGNLVLDANRQYFAITTSFANGERFEYDNVIRPLGNGRVNLGVVPEPTTMVALGAGIAAFAARRRRK from the coding sequence ATGAAGAAGATCATGGTTCTGGCGCTCGTCGCCGCCTCGGCTCTCTCGCTCGCTCAGCAGGCCAACTGGAGTGGCGCGCTCACGGCCAACGACCCGACCTACAACCGGGCCGGTGAGGACGGTTCGTTCCTTTCCGGCGTTGGCAGCAACGTTTACTACGACGTCCAGCCGTTCTGGGTGACCGTCACCGGCGCCTACACGTTCGAGATTCGCGCTCGCAACGGCGGCGAGGACACGTTCGCGTTCATTTATCAAGACAGCTTCAACCCGGCTAACGCGCTCGTCAACTGGAAGGGCGGCGACGACGACTGGCTGGACTTCACCACGTCGAAGATCGGCGAGGGTGAAGGCACCCCGGGCAACCTGGTGCTGGACGCCAACCGACAGTACTTCGCGATCACCACGTCGTTCGCTAACGGCGAGAGGTTCGAGTACGACAACGTGATCCGCCCGCTCGGCAACGGCCGGGTCAACCTCGGCGTCGTTCCGGAGCCGACCACCATGGTCGCTCTCGGCGCCGGCATCGCGGCTTTCGCCGCCCGACGCCGCCGCAAGTAA